Proteins co-encoded in one Armatimonadota bacterium genomic window:
- the mnhG gene encoding monovalent cation/H(+) antiporter subunit G, with amino-acid sequence MMLPVLVPVAEWLLAGLLVFGSLFVLLAALGVARMPDLFTRMQPASKATTLGTGCLLLAVALATDDPGVRTRALAAVVFVLLTAPVAAHMIARAGYLDGADLWDGTLVDEWQGRQPGRSRGASTPRGDERWGAGTPNTRS; translated from the coding sequence ATGATGCTGCCGGTCCTGGTGCCGGTGGCGGAGTGGCTGCTCGCCGGGCTGCTCGTGTTCGGAAGCCTGTTCGTACTGCTGGCCGCGCTGGGCGTGGCTCGCATGCCCGACCTCTTCACCCGCATGCAGCCGGCCAGCAAAGCGACCACGCTGGGGACGGGCTGCCTGCTGCTGGCCGTGGCGCTGGCTACCGACGATCCGGGCGTGCGGACGCGGGCTCTCGCCGCGGTGGTCTTCGTGCTGCTGACGGCGCCTGTAGCGGCCCACATGATCGCGCGCGCCGGCTACCTGGACGGCGCCGACCTGTGGGACGGCACGCTGGTCGACGAGTGGCAGGGACGGCAGCCCGGGCGCAGTCGGGGAGCGTCAACACCCCGCGGCGATGAGCGCTGGGGCGCGGGTACCCCGAACACACGATCGTAG
- a CDS encoding monovalent cation/H+ antiporter complex subunit F, whose protein sequence is MAVVVPLAQVLLSAALVLAFSRLVRGPHLADRVVALDLTALIVVGLIAVYVIQTGEAALLDAAIVLALIGFLSTVAFARYLERRTRR, encoded by the coding sequence TTGGCCGTGGTGGTGCCCCTCGCGCAAGTGCTGCTCAGCGCAGCGCTGGTCCTGGCGTTCTCCCGGCTCGTGCGCGGCCCCCACCTGGCCGACCGCGTGGTGGCCCTGGACCTCACCGCATTGATCGTGGTGGGCCTCATCGCGGTCTACGTGATCCAGACCGGCGAGGCGGCCCTTCTGGATGCCGCGATCGTGCTGGCGTTGATCGGCTTCCTCAGCACGGTGGCGTTCGCCCGCTACCTCGAACGGAGAACCCGACGATGA
- a CDS encoding Na+/H+ antiporter subunit E, whose translation MTPLLANVLLALVWMAVTGRFTFANFAVGFLLGFAALRLAGGGDGRYGRRLRLALGFALFYLWELLLANLRVAYDVVTRTHHMRPGILAIPLDVQTDAEITLFANLITLTPGTLSLDVTPDRRVLYIHAMYIDDVEAFRRRLKDQLERRVLELFR comes from the coding sequence GTGACGCCCCTGCTCGCCAACGTGCTGCTGGCCCTGGTCTGGATGGCGGTGACGGGGCGCTTCACGTTCGCCAACTTCGCGGTCGGGTTCCTGCTGGGGTTCGCGGCGCTGCGGCTGGCGGGCGGCGGCGACGGGCGCTACGGACGCCGGCTGCGCCTGGCGCTGGGCTTCGCGTTGTTCTACCTGTGGGAGCTGCTGCTGGCGAACCTGCGCGTGGCTTACGACGTCGTAACGCGCACGCACCACATGCGGCCCGGCATCCTGGCGATCCCCCTCGACGTACAGACTGACGCCGAGATCACGTTGTTCGCCAACCTCATCACCCTGACCCCGGGGACCCTCAGCCTGGACGTCACGCCCGACCGCCGTGTCCTCTACATCCACGCCATGTACATCGACGACGTGGAGGCATTCCGGCGGCGCCTGAAGGACCAGCTCGAGCGGCGGGTGCTGGAGTTGTTCCGGTGA
- a CDS encoding Na+/H+ antiporter subunit D, with protein sequence MTAVLALPLLIPLGTAVACLLAWGRPAVQRRLSLAGAAGLLGAGLFLLWTVAARGITATQAGGWPAPFGITLVADLFAAIMVAVTGLVGLAVATYALGTMDARREAFGYQALYHVLLLGVCGAFLAGDVFNLYVWFEVMLIGSFALLALGGERAQMEGTIKYVTINLLASALFLTAVGILYGVAGTLNLADLSRRLPQVASPGLQTTLAMLFLAAFGIKAAVFPLFFWLPASYHTPPAATSAVFAGLLTKVGVYALLRVFTLLFVHDPGTTHRVILVLAGLTMVTGVLGAVAQREFRRILSFHIISQIGYMIMGLGLYTPAALAGSIFYIVHHIIVKTNLFLVSGAVWRLRGTYALAPLGGLYRDAPALALLFAIPALSLAGMPPLSGFAAKLALVQAGLAGAAYAIVATALVVGLLTLFSMTKIWHEVFWKDAPEVVLEPEERLLPSMGREEAGLPAVGARGVRTAGVRGSVRSHGAGAQARGRTLAMLAPIVGLAVITVLFGLLAEPAFRLTARAAAQLADPTGYVRAVLGDAR encoded by the coding sequence GTGACAGCCGTCCTGGCACTGCCGCTGCTCATCCCCCTGGGCACGGCCGTGGCCTGCCTGCTGGCGTGGGGCCGGCCCGCCGTGCAGCGGCGCCTGAGCCTGGCGGGCGCGGCCGGGCTGCTGGGAGCCGGACTCTTCCTGCTGTGGACGGTCGCAGCGCGGGGTATTACGGCCACGCAGGCCGGCGGGTGGCCCGCGCCGTTTGGCATCACGCTGGTGGCCGACCTCTTCGCGGCGATCATGGTGGCGGTGACGGGCCTGGTGGGGCTCGCGGTGGCCACCTACGCGCTGGGCACGATGGACGCCCGGCGGGAGGCCTTCGGCTACCAAGCGCTGTACCACGTGCTGCTGCTGGGCGTCTGCGGCGCGTTCCTGGCCGGCGACGTGTTCAACCTCTACGTGTGGTTCGAGGTGATGCTGATCGGCTCGTTCGCGCTGCTGGCGTTGGGCGGCGAGCGCGCCCAGATGGAAGGCACGATCAAGTACGTGACCATCAACCTGCTGGCCTCGGCGCTGTTCCTCACGGCCGTGGGGATCCTCTACGGGGTGGCGGGCACGCTGAACCTGGCCGACCTGTCGCGCCGGCTCCCCCAGGTGGCGAGCCCGGGGCTGCAGACCACGCTGGCCATGCTCTTCCTGGCGGCGTTCGGCATCAAGGCGGCGGTGTTCCCGCTGTTCTTCTGGCTGCCGGCATCGTACCACACGCCCCCGGCGGCCACCTCGGCCGTGTTCGCGGGCCTGCTGACCAAGGTGGGCGTCTACGCCCTGCTGCGCGTCTTCACCCTGCTGTTCGTGCACGACCCGGGGACCACGCACCGGGTGATCCTGGTGCTCGCCGGACTCACGATGGTCACAGGGGTGCTGGGGGCGGTGGCCCAGCGTGAGTTCCGGCGGATCCTCTCGTTTCACATCATCAGCCAGATCGGGTACATGATCATGGGCCTGGGGCTCTACACGCCGGCGGCGCTGGCGGGGAGCATCTTCTACATCGTGCACCACATCATCGTGAAGACCAACCTGTTCCTGGTCAGCGGTGCGGTGTGGCGGTTGCGGGGGACGTATGCGCTGGCACCGCTGGGTGGCCTCTACCGCGACGCGCCCGCGCTGGCACTGCTGTTCGCGATTCCCGCGCTGTCGCTGGCGGGCATGCCGCCGCTGTCGGGGTTCGCGGCCAAGCTGGCGCTGGTGCAGGCGGGGCTGGCGGGCGCAGCCTACGCCATCGTGGCCACGGCGCTGGTGGTGGGCCTGCTCACGCTGTTCTCGATGACCAAGATCTGGCACGAGGTGTTCTGGAAGGACGCCCCGGAGGTGGTCCTCGAGCCCGAGGAGCGGCTGTTGCCGTCGATGGGAAGGGAGGAGGCGGGTCTGCCGGCGGTGGGTGCGCGTGGTGTGCGCACGGCTGGTGTGCGCGGGAGTGTACGCTCGCATGGCGCGGGTGCGCAGGCCCGCGGACGAACCCTCGCGATGCTGGCGCCCATCGTGGGGTTGGCCGTCATCACCGTGCTGTTCGGGCTCCTCGCCGAGCCCGCGTTCAGGCTCACGGCGCGCGCCGCGGCGCAGCTGGCCGACCCGACGGGTTACGTACGGGCCGTGCTAGGAGACGCCCGGTGA
- a CDS encoding Na+/H+ antiporter subunit C produces the protein MTGLLALVIGGLYAVGLYMMLRRSIVKLLIGLALLNNATNLVIFTSAGLVRARPPIVPPGAVAPPGPTADPVAQALILTAIVIGFGVLAFMVVLVHRVVQTVGTDDLDAMRSTDT, from the coding sequence GTGACGGGACTGCTGGCGCTGGTGATCGGCGGGCTGTACGCCGTCGGCCTGTACATGATGCTGCGCCGCAGCATCGTGAAGCTGCTGATCGGCCTGGCCCTGTTGAACAACGCCACCAACCTGGTGATCTTCACCTCCGCGGGCCTGGTGCGCGCGCGGCCGCCGATCGTCCCACCGGGCGCCGTGGCACCACCGGGTCCCACTGCCGATCCGGTGGCCCAGGCGTTGATCCTGACGGCGATCGTGATCGGCTTCGGCGTGCTGGCGTTCATGGTGGTGCTGGTCCACCGGGTGGTGCAGACCGTGGGCACCGACGACCTCGACGCGATGCGGAGCACGGACACGTGA